Within Nitrospiria bacterium, the genomic segment CAACAACTTTAAGATTATATTTTCAACATCCTCTCCTACATAACCGGCCTCCGTTAAGGTGGTGGCATCTGCTATGGTAAAGGGGACATCCAAAATTTTTGCAAGGGTTTGGGCAAGAAGGGTTTTTCCCGTACCAGAAGGGCCTATCAACAAGATATTGCCTTTGTGTAGTTCAATATCATCCGCCTCTGCTTTTGACGAAATCCGTTTATAATGATTATGGACTGCCACGGAGAGGACCTTTTTTGCCCGATCCTGGCCAATGACATAATGGTCGAGGATTTTTTTAATCTCTGCGGGTTTGGGTAGCTTAGAAGAGACTTCGGCCTTCTCCTCTTCCCACTCCTCTGCGATTATGTCATTACACAGATCAATGCATTCATCACAAATGTAAACGGTAGGACCCGCAATGAGTTTTCGGACTTCATCGCGATTTTTTCCGCAAAATGAACATCTCAATAACACATCACCCTTTTCCTGCTTGGGCATCCTTCCCTCCTTATTGAAAGACTAGACCTTACTTTTCCTTTGTTTTCTCTCTCTGGGATCGACTAATGATCTCATCTACAATTCCATATTCCTTGGCTTGAGCCCCAGACAGGAAATAATCCCGCTCTGTATCCTGTTGGATTTGATTTAAGGGCTGCCCGGTATGTTTGGCCAATATCTCATTTAATCGCTCCCTCATTTTCAGAATTTCACGGGCATGAATATCAACATCCGTTGCTTGTCCCTGAAATCCCCCCATGGGCTGATGAATCATGATCCTTGAATTGGGCAGTGCAAACCGTTTTCCCTTCGCCCCCGCGGCAAGGAGGAGTGCACCCATACTGGAGGCTTGTCCAATACAAATCGTAGAGGCCGCCGGTTTGATATACTGCATCGTATCATAAATGGCCAACCCGGAGGTGACCAGTCCCCCAGGACTATTAATATATAGGTTAATATCTTTTTCGGGATCCTCTGACTCCAGAAAGAGCAATTGTGCAATAATTACATTGGCAAAATTATCATCGATAGGGGTCCCAATAAATATGATTCTATCTTTGAGAAGTCGAGAATATATGTCATAGGCTCTTTCCCCTCGATTGGTCTGTTCAATGACCATAGGTATTAGCATACTGATACTCCGTTTTTATTTTTGGGTTGATGGTTAAATGCAAAATATATTTTGGAGGTTTTCATAAAAAACCGCCTTTGCAATTCTATCGTGGATTCTCAGAATAAGATGCTTTTGAAAGAACAAAAGAAAGGGCCTTATCCTCCAGAAGCCGGGTTCTCAAATCTTCCTTTGCATTTTCATTTGAACGAATATACCGGCGAATGTCCCCAATTTCGTGTTTGGTTTCTTGGGCCATCTTGGTTAACTCGCCCTCGATTTCCTGGTTGCTAATTTCCATTTTTTCTAGATGAGCAATTTCTTGTAAAATCAATCTTCCTTGTATTCGTTCCCGTGCCAAAGTCAAATATTTTTCACGGACAGGGGCCCATTGGGGGTCGGATGGGTCAAATGGTTGACCCTGTTGCTTAAACTGCTGTTGCAGCCGATAAAGCATGGAGGATAGCTCATGCTCAATTAAGGAAGGTGGACTCTCCATGGGGTGTTTTTCAATTAATTGTTGGATGGCTTGATTACGAAGATCAGACTCCATATCCTGCTTAGCTCTTTCCTCAATTCCCTTTCTTAGGGCTTTTTTCAGTTCCTCCAATGTGGCATATTCACCCACATCCTTGGCAAACTCATCATCCAAATCGGGGAGATTTTTTACCTTGATCTCCCGAACCACCACATGAAACTCGGCTTCTTTCCCCGAAAGCTCCTGGCGATGATAATCGGGGGGAAAAGGAATGGTGAATTGGAGTTCATCACCCTTTCTCCGACCAACTAGCTTCTCCTCAAAACCCGAAATGAGTTTATGAGAGCCCACTTGAACCAATAAACCTTTGTCCTGTCC encodes:
- the clpP gene encoding ATP-dependent Clp endopeptidase proteolytic subunit ClpP, coding for MLIPMVIEQTNRGERAYDIYSRLLKDRIIFIGTPIDDNFANVIIAQLLFLESEDPEKDINLYINSPGGLVTSGLAIYDTMQYIKPAASTICIGQASSMGALLLAAGAKGKRFALPNSRIMIHQPMGGFQGQATDVDIHAREILKMRERLNEILAKHTGQPLNQIQQDTERDYFLSGAQAKEYGIVDEIISRSQREKTKEK
- the tig gene encoding trigger factor; the encoded protein is MKVAVEDISSVKKSLRIEVPQEVVKKEFESAYSDLKKRTKLPGFRQGKVPIDLLEKRFSHEVEHDVVKRLVPDYYQRALKEKGIIPVVLPTIEKVDVKPDAPLSFTATVETKPDIKLSQYEGLPLTRKKIDIQDQAVEDGLKALQDSHGQLVSCDPSHEVQTDEFVLIDFEGQVDGKPFEGGQDKGLLVQVGSHKLISGFEEKLVGRRKGDELQFTIPFPPDYHRQELSGKEAEFHVVVREIKVKNLPDLDDEFAKDVGEYATLEELKKALRKGIEERAKQDMESDLRNQAIQQLIEKHPMESPPSLIEHELSSMLYRLQQQFKQQGQPFDPSDPQWAPVREKYLTLARERIQGRLILQEIAHLEKMEISNQEIEGELTKMAQETKHEIGDIRRYIRSNENAKEDLRTRLLEDKALSFVLSKASYSENPR